A stretch of the Chanos chanos chromosome 1, fChaCha1.1, whole genome shotgun sequence genome encodes the following:
- the slc7a11 gene encoding cystine/glutamate transporter, whose translation MPRKTVPSMTGESPTLVRSAVNSSTKPSLHTEAEPHGGKVELRKKVTLLRGISIIIGTIIGAGIFISPKGILKHSGSVGMSLVVWIACGILSLFGALSYAELGTSIKKSGGHYTYILEAFGPQVAFVRLWADMIAIRPAGLAVISLAFGRYVLEPIFMPCGVPPLAIKLATAIGITMVMYINSMSVSWTARLQIFLTFSKLLAIAIIIVPGLYQLFKGETKSFTKMFEVDSVQLKGLPLAFYSGMYAYAGWFYLNFVTEEVDNPERTVPLAICISMVIVMLCYILANVAYFAVMSAEELLASDAVAVTFAEKLLGNFSVAVPVFVALSCLGSMNGCLFAFSRMFFVASREGHLPEVLSMIHIRRHTPLPAVIVLYPITLFILFVGDIYSLLNFMSFLRWLFIGVAVVGLIYLRYTRPDMPRPFKVPLFIPALFSFTSFFMVFLSLYSDPVNTGIGFAISLTGIPAYYIFIVFNRRPKWLQSLLDSMNRSLQIIMEVIPAEQ comes from the exons atgCCCAGGAAAACAGTTCCATCCATGACTGGAGAAAGTCCAACTCTGGTAAGGAGTGCAGTGAACTCCTCTACTAAACCCAGCTTGCATACGGAAGCTGAACCCCATGGAGGAAAAGTAGAACTCCGAAAGAAAGTGACCCTGCTACGAGGAATCTCCATAATCATTGGGACAATCATTGGAGCGGGAATTTTTATCTCTCCAAAAGGCATTCTCAAACACTCTGGTAGCGTGGGAATGTCACTCGTGGTGTGGATTGCCTGTGgaattttgtctttatttg gggCTTTGTCATATGCTGAACTGGGTACCAGCATCAAGAAATCTGGTGGTCATTACACGTATATCCTGGAGGCGTTTGGTCCGCAGGTGGCTTTTGTTCGTCTTTGGGCTGACATGATTGCTATAAG ACCGGCAGGTTTGGCTGTTATCTCTCTGGCGTTTGGCCGTTATGTACTGGAGCCAATCTTCATGCCATGTGGGGTCCCTCCACTTGCCATTAAACTAGCAACAGCCATTGGAATCA cCATGGTTATGTACATTAACAGTATGAGTGTAAGCTGGACGGCTAGGCTTCAGATCTTCCTTACGTTCAGTAAACTCTTAGCCATCGCCATCATCATAGTCCCTGGACTGTACCAACTGTTTAAAG GAGAGACCAAAAGCTTTACTAAAATGTTTGAGGTGGACAGTGTTCAGCTAAAAGGCCTGCCATTGGCCTTTTATTCAGGAATGTACGCCTACGCTGGCTG gttttatttgaattttgtgACTGAGGAGGTGGACAATCCAGAGAG GACGGTACCACTGGCAATCTGCATCTCCATGGTGATTGTGATGCTCTGTTACATATTGGCCAATGTGGCATACTTTGCAGTGATGTCTGCTGAGGAACTGTTAGCCTCAGATGCGGTTGCCGTG aCATTTGCAGAGAAGTTGCTGGGGAATTTCTCTGTAGCGGTTCCTGTTTTTGTGGCCCTGTCATGCCTTGGTTCCATGAATGGATGTCTCTTTGCCTTTTCAAG AATGTTTTTTGTGGCATCTCGTGAAGGTCACCTTCCCGAGGTCCTCTCCATGATTCACATTCGTAGACACACACCATTACCTGCTGTTATTGTACTG TATCCCATCACACTGTTTATCCTGTTTGTGGGGGATATCTACAGTTTGCTTAACTTCATGAGTTTTCTGCGCTGGCTGTTCATTGGTGTTGCTGTGGTTGGCCTTATATACCTGCGATACACCCGTCCTGACATGCCACGGCCTTTTAAG GTCCCACTCTTCATCCCTGCGCTGTTCTCCTTCACCTCTTTCTTCAtggtcttcctctctctgtactctgacCCAGTAAACACAGGCATCGGCTTTGCCATCTCACTCACAGGGATCCCGGCTTACTACATATTCATCGTCTTCAACAGGAGGCCCAAATGGCTGCAGAGTCTCTTAG ATTCTATGAACAGGTCACTGCAGATCATTATGGAAGTGATCCCGGCAGAACAATGA